TCTGAGATTCTCTACCCTTGATGGAAAAGGTCCTGACTCTTTCAGAAGCAACTTCCTTTGAGCCTTTGTGAGGGATTATCAGGGATTCTTCAAAAAACGTAAGAGCGTAGTGTTCTTGCAATGTTAAATCGGGGAAAAGACCTTCCTGTATGCGGTCGGCCGGGACGAAGAATATTCCTTTGTTCTTGAAAAACCTCCGCTCGCGGCCCGTGATTTGCTCGCGACGCCAGTATATATTCCCTTCTACCGGTTGTATAAGCCCTGCTGCGGTTCTTAGAAGAACGGCCTGACCACTGCCTTCGAGACCGGCGATACCCACTATTTCGCCTTCTTTGACCCGAAATGAGCATCGCCTTATCCGTATGTTTTTCCAGACTGCGGAAACTCCTTCCATCCATAAGAGCGACGATCCTTTCTCAACGATGCATCGGGAAACAGGCGCAGGGACCCTACCGAACATGTGCTTTAAAAGGGTCTCCTTATCAAAAGGCGCCGTCATGTGACCGACACATTCGCCCTGTCTGAGCACCGAAACTTCCGAGCAGAGGGCCATCACGTCTTCAAGCTTGTGAGACACCAGGACAATGGTCTTACCGGCCGAGGCAAGTTGTTTGAGAGCACTGAAAAGGGCTTCCTTTTGATGGACTGAAATCCCGGTGGTTGGTTCGTCCAGTATTATAAGTTGAGCTCCGGCTGCAACAAGACGGATTATTTCAAGCTGCTGTCTTTCTCCCAGGGACAGATTCTCAAGGAGACTATCCGGTTGGATGGAAAAATTAAAATGCCCTGCCAGCTCCTGAAAAATCTTTTTAAACTTCTTTTCGGGGGACAGAAAAGGCGCCGAAGGTTGACCTATGGTGAAGTTTTGCAGAGCCGTGAGGGCGGGGAAGTCGAGTGGGTCCTGATACAGCATACCGATTCCGTGTTTTAGAGCCTCCTGGGGAGATGAGTAGTCAGCGGGTTGCCCCTCTATAAGGATTGTTCCGTCGGAGCGGGGAACATACCCTGCAAGAATTTTCATAAGGGTACTTTTGCCCGCTCCGTTTTCGCCGAGTATGCCGTGAATTGTGCCCTGTCTGAAGGTTACCGTAATTCCCCTGTTAGCGTGTACTTTCCCGTAAAATTTGTGAATGCCCTTGAGGGTTACGTTCATGCTTCAAAAGCCGCTGCCTATTTGGCACTGCTGGGCCCTATCATGCCCTGTAGTAGCTGCTTCATGTACCATATCTGTTCGTCCGTTGCCTGCTGTCCCTCTTCCAGAAAGACGGTTCCGTCCTGATAATAGAGTGGTCCCGTGAAAAGATTCAGGGAGCCCGAGGCCATCTGCCTTACGAAATCGTTCATGGCCGAAGAGACTTCGGCACTGAGGGCTGGTCCCGGCATAAAGCCGACGGAACTGGTGTCGGGATTATTTATGTCAGACCAATCCGGCCCCAGCCACAGCCATTCCTTTTTCCAGTTGCCCGACATAGCCGCCTTTACGAAGTGTACAAAGCCGGGCTTCCAGTTGTAATAGGGTGTCCCAAGACAGGCGTCAGGCGCTTCATTGCAGGCATCTTTGTAATCGTACGGAATTGCCCATACTTCCTGTCCCTGCTTTCTCTTTTGCGCCGCAACCGTAAGGGCTTCTGTTGTATCGATACCGGATATTACGACGTCAAATCCAGAATTGAAGAAGTTCTGGGCAACCTGCGTGGGGTCCGCGGTAACTCCGGGGATATTGAACCAGAAACCGATCCAGGAAACCTGAAATACGAGTTCGTCGGGATTCTTTTTTCTTATCTTCTCCCAGGCGTATCTTGCTCCCAGATAGGTGGATACTGCAAGCCTTCTGGTTTCGTCGTTTATCAGAGGTCCGAGATAACCTATCTTGCCGGTTTTTGTTGTCATGGCGGCAACGAAGCCGGCAATCATTTTGCCGTATTCCATGCGTCCCATGAGATTGGAAAGATTATCCGGGCCTTTTCCCGTAAGTGCGTCATCTCCGGATATATGCAGGAAGTAAACATCAGGGTGTTGAAGGGCCGCCTCGCGAATACCGTCTTTCATATCATCAGAGTTTGCGATAATCAGCTTTGCTCCCCTTGACACCAGTTCATCCACAAGCTGTGGAATCGTTACTCCGGGTCTATCGGCGGGATTAACCTTGTCTATGTATATGAGGTTTACATCCAGCTCTTTTTCGACGGCCTTTGCAGCTTCGAAGTGAGCCTGGCTCCAGCCGTGATCGTTATAAGGGCCCACGAGCAGAAGCCCAAAGGTGAACTTTTTTTCTGCCCGCGCTGCTCCCGATACAAAGAAAATCGTGGTAAAAAAGATTAGAAGAAAAACAGTTACTCTCTGTTTCATGGCCGCCTCCTGAATAATGCTTAAGTTGCCGTAATTGCGGTCGTGAAGGAACAAAATCTACCCTTAAGGTGAAGAAAATGCAATCTGTGTTGCAAAAATTCCTTCCTTTGGCAAAAAATTGATTCCGATAATGTTTTTTCCGTCAAAGATTTTTCAAGGATTAGCTGGCGTGAACAGAGGAGAGTTCGATGAATGTTGCAATAATAGGAACCGGATACGTTGGCCTGGTTAGCGGAGCCGGATTTGCCGAATTCGGCCATCGGGTCGTTTGCGTTGATAAGGACGAGTCTAAGATAATGTGCGTGCATAACGGGGATTTGCCCATTTATGAACCCGGGCTTGAAGAAATTGTCAAACGGAATCGTCAGGCAGGCCGGCTGCAGTTTACGACGTCTCTTGAGGAAGCCATTCCCGGGTCTCAGGTGGTTTTCATAGCCGTTGGAACTCCGGAGTCCAGGCGCGGTGATGGTTACGCCGATCTAACCTACGTTTACGAAGCGGCCCGTGAGATTGCTTCTTTTCTCGGGAATTATACCGTAATCGTCGTCAAAAGCACCGTTCCGGTGGGAACGGCGAGGCAGGTGGCGAGAATCGTACGGGAGGTCAATCCAGGGGCGGAATTCGATGTGGCCAGCAATCCCGAATTCCTTCGGGAGGGCGATGCGGTGTTCGATTTTCTCAATCCCGATCGGGTGGTTATCGGTGTCGA
This portion of the Thermodesulforhabdus norvegica genome encodes:
- a CDS encoding ABC transporter ATP-binding protein, with translation MNVTLKGIHKFYGKVHANRGITVTFRQGTIHGILGENGAGKSTLMKILAGYVPRSDGTILIEGQPADYSSPQEALKHGIGMLYQDPLDFPALTALQNFTIGQPSAPFLSPEKKFKKIFQELAGHFNFSIQPDSLLENLSLGERQQLEIIRLVAAGAQLIILDEPTTGISVHQKEALFSALKQLASAGKTIVLVSHKLEDVMALCSEVSVLRQGECVGHMTAPFDKETLLKHMFGRVPAPVSRCIVEKGSSLLWMEGVSAVWKNIRIRRCSFRVKEGEIVGIAGLEGSGQAVLLRTAAGLIQPVEGNIYWRREQITGRERRFFKNKGIFFVPADRIQEGLFPDLTLQEHYALTFFEESLIIPHKGSKEVASERVRTFSIKGRESQRVTELSGGNQQRLMLSLLPTDPQLLLLEHPTRGLDIESASWLWKHLQRLSSKGAAIVFTSGDLDEIFSVAHRVVVFFEGRIVLDENVDHVSVKDVQKAMAGVFRD
- a CDS encoding BMP family lipoprotein; this encodes MKQRVTVFLLIFFTTIFFVSGAARAEKKFTFGLLLVGPYNDHGWSQAHFEAAKAVEKELDVNLIYIDKVNPADRPGVTIPQLVDELVSRGAKLIIANSDDMKDGIREAALQHPDVYFLHISGDDALTGKGPDNLSNLMGRMEYGKMIAGFVAAMTTKTGKIGYLGPLINDETRRLAVSTYLGARYAWEKIRKKNPDELVFQVSWIGFWFNIPGVTADPTQVAQNFFNSGFDVVISGIDTTEALTVAAQKRKQGQEVWAIPYDYKDACNEAPDACLGTPYYNWKPGFVHFVKAAMSGNWKKEWLWLGPDWSDINNPDTSSVGFMPGPALSAEVSSAMNDFVRQMASGSLNLFTGPLYYQDGTVFLEEGQQATDEQIWYMKQLLQGMIGPSSAK